In Streptomyces chartreusis, the following proteins share a genomic window:
- a CDS encoding transglutaminase TgpA family protein produces MSGRTRMALCAAAATLMASCALLPLVSPVTWLLQAIFLLAIQTGVGMATRRVPLARPLTVAAQALVALMLLTLTFANQQAIAGVIPGPEAFTHFADLLQSGADDVSRYSIPAPLSDGIRLMLIGGVLIIGLAVDTLAVTFRSAAPAGLPLLALYSVAAGLSDGGADWLWFLVAAMGYLMLLLAEGRDRLSQWGRVFGGAPRTPGGEPSGAVAPVRTGRRIGVVALGIALAVPLALPSMNGGLLDAAGAGVGSGSGNGGTISAVNPLVSLRDSLNVDEDREVLSLKTNSADVSNLYLRIVSLDDFDGTTWQPSKRSIEAVPDKFPTPFGLGADVKRAEVETTVSAADWYAQNWLPMPYPPSAVDIRGNWRYEPLGMTVVGDRRQTTRGATYTVRSLDVQPTADQLAGAPEPPAALKREFTRLPDSLPDVVGRTAREVTDGATSHYEQAVKLQEYFSITGGFQYDTDVKVGSGPEAIARFLRDKEGFCVHFSFAMAAMARSLDIPARVAVGFAPGTPQGDGSVSVGLRDAHAWPELYFEGVGWTRFEPTPTRGSVPSYTQADTPGSTLPDVARPSQSTSTGPSATPSTSESCAGQNPELCASESPEAAVAVGGDGPKWYVLLAWALGGAAALLIPSAPMLWRLRTRSVRLGAHGRAEADIPLHTLSVWQELTDTAWDFGIPPDDSQTPRKTAARIIRLGHLDPPAAASVHRVADAVEQVLYAPVPHSTAGLADDVRRVRSDLRSRAAWTAELRALLLPRSSVRVAWAVSDWWIAFKRRAAAARPTLRRPSTSGRQG; encoded by the coding sequence ATGAGCGGGCGGACACGGATGGCGCTGTGCGCCGCGGCGGCCACGCTGATGGCCTCGTGCGCCCTGCTGCCGCTGGTCTCTCCGGTCACCTGGCTGCTCCAGGCGATCTTCCTGCTCGCGATCCAGACGGGCGTGGGCATGGCGACCCGGCGGGTGCCGCTGGCCCGGCCGCTGACGGTGGCCGCGCAGGCCCTGGTCGCGCTGATGCTGCTGACCCTGACCTTCGCCAACCAGCAGGCGATCGCCGGAGTGATCCCGGGACCGGAGGCCTTCACCCACTTCGCCGACCTGCTGCAGTCCGGCGCGGACGACGTCAGCCGGTACTCGATCCCGGCGCCGCTGTCCGACGGCATCCGGCTGATGCTCATCGGCGGCGTCCTGATCATCGGGCTCGCGGTGGACACCCTCGCGGTGACGTTCCGCAGCGCCGCGCCGGCCGGGCTGCCCCTGCTGGCGCTGTACTCCGTGGCTGCCGGGCTGTCCGACGGCGGCGCGGACTGGCTGTGGTTCCTGGTCGCCGCCATGGGCTATCTGATGCTGCTCCTGGCCGAGGGCCGCGACCGGCTCTCGCAGTGGGGCCGGGTCTTCGGCGGGGCGCCGCGGACGCCGGGCGGGGAGCCGAGCGGCGCGGTGGCGCCGGTCCGCACCGGCCGGCGCATCGGTGTGGTCGCGCTGGGCATCGCTCTCGCGGTTCCGCTGGCGCTGCCCTCGATGAACGGCGGCCTGCTGGACGCCGCGGGCGCGGGCGTGGGCTCCGGCAGTGGGAACGGCGGCACGATATCCGCGGTGAACCCGCTGGTGTCACTGCGCGACAGCCTGAACGTGGACGAGGACCGTGAGGTCCTGTCCCTGAAGACCAACTCGGCCGACGTCTCCAATCTCTACCTGCGCATAGTGTCGCTGGACGACTTCGACGGCACCACCTGGCAGCCGTCCAAGCGCAGCATCGAGGCGGTGCCGGACAAGTTCCCCACCCCGTTCGGCCTGGGCGCCGACGTCAAGCGCGCCGAAGTGGAGACGACCGTCTCGGCGGCCGACTGGTACGCCCAGAACTGGCTGCCGATGCCGTACCCGCCGAGCGCCGTGGACATCAGGGGCAACTGGCGGTACGAGCCGCTGGGCATGACGGTCGTCGGCGACCGCCGCCAGACCACGCGCGGGGCGACGTACACCGTGCGCAGCCTCGACGTGCAGCCGACGGCGGACCAGCTCGCGGGCGCCCCGGAGCCGCCGGCCGCGCTGAAGCGCGAGTTCACCAGGCTGCCGGATTCGCTGCCCGACGTGGTCGGCCGGACCGCGCGCGAGGTCACCGACGGCGCGACCAGCCACTACGAGCAGGCGGTCAAGCTCCAGGAGTACTTCTCCATCACGGGCGGCTTCCAGTACGACACCGACGTGAAGGTCGGCAGCGGTCCCGAGGCCATCGCCCGCTTCCTGCGGGACAAGGAAGGCTTCTGCGTCCACTTCTCCTTCGCGATGGCGGCGATGGCCCGCTCGCTGGACATACCGGCCCGGGTCGCGGTGGGCTTCGCGCCCGGCACCCCGCAGGGCGACGGCTCCGTCTCGGTGGGGCTGAGGGACGCGCACGCCTGGCCCGAGCTGTACTTCGAGGGCGTGGGCTGGACCCGCTTCGAGCCGACGCCGACCCGTGGCTCGGTGCCCTCGTACACCCAGGCGGACACGCCCGGCTCCACGCTCCCGGACGTGGCGCGGCCCTCGCAGTCGACGAGCACGGGCCCGTCCGCCACTCCGTCGACCAGCGAGAGCTGCGCGGGGCAGAACCCGGAGCTGTGCGCGAGCGAGTCGCCGGAGGCCGCGGTGGCCGTCGGCGGTGACGGCCCGAAGTGGTACGTCCTGCTGGCATGGGCGCTCGGCGGGGCCGCGGCACTGCTGATCCCGTCGGCTCCGATGCTGTGGCGACTGAGGACGAGATCGGTACGGCTGGGGGCGCACGGCCGCGCCGAGGCGGACATCCCGCTGCACACCCTGTCGGTGTGGCAGGAACTGACGGACACGGCCTGGGACTTCGGCATTCCGCCGGACGACTCCCAGACCCCCCGCAAGACGGCCGCCCGCATCATCCGTCTGGGTCACCTCGACCCGCCGGCAGCGGCTTCGGTCCACCGGGTGGCCGACGCGGTGGAGCAGGTCCTCTACGCCCCCGTCCCCCACTCGACGGCGGGTCTCGCGGACGACGTCCGGCGGGTGCGGTCCGACCTCCGGTCCCGGGCGGCCTGGACGGCCGAACTGCGCGCCCTGCTGCTGCCCCGGTCCAGCGTGCGCGTGGCCTGGGCGGTATCGGACTGGTGGATCGCCTTCAAGCGCCGCGCGGCAGCGGCCCGTCCGACGCTGCGGAGGCCGTCGACGTCCGGCCGACAGGGGTAG
- a CDS encoding DUF3040 domain-containing protein translates to MPLSEHEQRMLEQMERALYAEDPKFATALEGSGLRTYTRRRVYQAVAGFLVGIALLMAGMVAKQVWLSVVGFLVMLGCAVLAVTGWRKAPKPGEQPSGGQQARRQPRQKRSMMDRIEQRWQRRRDEQGGH, encoded by the coding sequence GTGCCGCTCTCGGAGCACGAGCAGCGAATGCTCGAGCAAATGGAGCGAGCGCTGTACGCCGAAGATCCCAAGTTCGCGACAGCGCTTGAGGGAAGCGGGCTGCGTACGTACACCCGGCGACGGGTCTACCAGGCGGTCGCGGGCTTCCTCGTAGGTATCGCGCTCCTCATGGCTGGAATGGTCGCCAAGCAGGTGTGGCTCAGCGTGGTGGGCTTCCTCGTCATGCTGGGCTGTGCGGTACTCGCGGTGACCGGCTGGCGCAAGGCCCCCAAGCCGGGCGAACAGCCCTCCGGCGGCCAGCAGGCCCGCCGTCAGCCACGCCAGAAGCGCTCCATGATGGACCGCATCGAACAGCGCTGGCAGCGCCGCCGTGACGAGCAGGGCGGCCATTAA
- a CDS encoding beta-class carbonic anhydrase, translating into MTTSASVPTGPDSAIDRRGTVTDRLVDANERYADAFTDPGMDARPVLHVAVVACMDARLDLHAALGLELGDCHTIRNAGGVVTDDVIRSLTISQRKLGTRSIVLIHHTGCGLESITEDFRNELELEVGQRPAWAVEAFRDVDQDVRQSMQRVRTSPFLLHTDEVRGFVFDVKTGLLREIDPA; encoded by the coding sequence ATGACGACTTCTGCATCGGTTCCCACCGGCCCCGACAGTGCGATAGACCGCCGCGGCACGGTCACCGACCGTCTCGTCGACGCGAACGAGCGCTACGCCGACGCCTTCACCGACCCGGGCATGGACGCCCGCCCCGTCCTGCACGTCGCCGTCGTGGCCTGCATGGACGCCCGTCTCGACCTGCACGCCGCACTGGGTCTGGAGCTCGGCGACTGTCACACCATCCGCAACGCGGGCGGCGTGGTCACGGACGACGTGATCCGCTCGCTCACCATCAGCCAGCGCAAGCTCGGCACCCGCAGCATCGTCCTGATCCACCACACCGGGTGCGGTCTGGAGAGCATCACCGAGGACTTCCGCAACGAGCTGGAGCTCGAGGTGGGCCAGCGTCCGGCCTGGGCGGTGGAGGCGTTCCGTGACGTCGACCAGGACGTCCGGCAGTCGATGCAGCGCGTGCGCACCTCGCCGTTCCTGCTGCACACCGACGAGGTGCGGGGCTTTGTCTTCGACGTGAAGACGGGGCTGCTGCGCGAGATCGACCCCGCGTAA
- a CDS encoding FtsB family cell division protein, whose product MSRKPELRGRAARLARLLPPGAGQAARAPFVLLVVLLLGGGLIGLLVLNSALSEGAFQKDDLQKETKALTDEEQSLQRDIDAYSAPDALQRRARELGMVPGGDPAFLAPDGTVKGVPSAAPAGQTAARDALFLAPEAIPGSPATPSTSGPDTTSTTSATTPSAPGPGQATPQTVPDYTAPLQQSAPSAQSSTYPTPGR is encoded by the coding sequence GTGAGTAGGAAACCCGAACTGAGGGGGCGGGCCGCCCGGCTCGCACGGCTCCTGCCCCCGGGCGCGGGGCAGGCCGCCCGTGCCCCGTTCGTCCTCCTGGTCGTCCTTCTCCTCGGCGGCGGCCTCATCGGCCTCCTCGTGCTGAACTCCGCCCTCAGCGAGGGCGCCTTCCAGAAGGACGACCTCCAGAAGGAGACCAAGGCCCTCACCGACGAGGAGCAGTCCCTCCAGCGGGACATCGACGCCTACTCCGCCCCCGACGCGCTCCAGCGCCGGGCCCGTGAACTCGGCATGGTCCCCGGCGGCGACCCCGCCTTCCTCGCCCCGGACGGCACCGTCAAGGGCGTCCCCAGCGCCGCGCCCGCCGGGCAGACCGCCGCCCGCGACGCCCTCTTCCTCGCCCCCGAGGCCATCCCCGGCTCGCCCGCGACGCCCTCGACGTCCGGCCCGGACACCACCTCGACGACCTCCGCGACGACACCATCCGCGCCGGGCCCCGGCCAGGCCACCCCGCAGACCGTGCCCGACTACACGGCCCCCCTCCAGCAGTCCGCCCCGTCCGCCCAGTCCTCCACGTACCCGACCCCCGGCAGGTGA
- the rsmH gene encoding 16S rRNA (cytosine(1402)-N(4))-methyltransferase RsmH, whose product MSSSRHVPVMLQRCLDLLAPALQRPGAVVVDCTLGLGGHSEALLTQFPEARLVALDRDKEALRLSGERLAPYGERATLVHAVYDELPDVLARLGIARVQGVLFDLGVSSMQLDEADRGFAYAQDAPLDMRMDQTTGISAAEVLNTYPPGELVRILRAYGEEKQAKRIVAAVVRERAKEPFSNSARLVELIRDALPQAAKRTGGNPAKRTFQALRIEVNGELSVLERAIPGAVAALAVGGRIAVLSYHSLEDRLVKQVFAAGAANTAPPGLPVVPEQYQPRLKLLTRGAELPTEEEIAENRRAAPARLRGAERIRESIE is encoded by the coding sequence TTGAGTTCCAGTCGACACGTCCCGGTGATGCTCCAGCGGTGCCTGGACCTGTTGGCCCCCGCCCTGCAGCGGCCGGGAGCGGTCGTCGTCGACTGCACGCTCGGGCTCGGCGGCCACAGCGAGGCCCTTCTGACGCAGTTCCCCGAGGCCCGGCTCGTCGCCCTCGACCGCGACAAGGAGGCGCTGCGCCTGTCCGGCGAGCGGCTCGCCCCGTACGGCGAGCGCGCCACCCTCGTGCACGCCGTCTACGACGAGCTCCCGGACGTCCTGGCCAGGCTCGGCATCGCGCGCGTGCAGGGCGTCCTGTTCGACCTCGGCGTCTCCTCCATGCAGCTGGACGAGGCCGACCGCGGCTTCGCCTACGCCCAGGACGCGCCCCTCGACATGCGCATGGACCAGACGACCGGCATCAGCGCCGCGGAGGTCCTCAACACCTACCCGCCCGGCGAGCTCGTCCGGATCCTGCGCGCCTACGGCGAGGAGAAGCAGGCCAAGCGGATCGTGGCCGCCGTCGTGCGCGAGCGCGCCAAGGAGCCGTTCAGCAACAGCGCCCGGCTCGTGGAGCTGATCCGGGACGCGCTGCCGCAGGCCGCCAAGCGCACCGGCGGCAACCCGGCCAAGCGGACCTTCCAGGCGCTGCGCATCGAGGTCAACGGCGAGCTCTCCGTCCTGGAGCGGGCGATCCCGGGCGCCGTGGCGGCCCTCGCCGTCGGCGGGCGGATCGCGGTGCTGTCGTACCACTCGCTGGAGGACCGCCTGGTCAAGCAGGTGTTCGCGGCCGGCGCCGCCAACACCGCCCCGCCCGGGCTGCCCGTCGTCCCCGAGCAGTACCAGCCCCGGCTCAAGCTGCTGACGCGCGGTGCCGAACTTCCCACCGAGGAAGAGATCGCCGAGAACCGGCGCGCGGCACCGGCGCGGCTGCGCGGGGCCGAGCGCATCAGGGAGTCCATCGAATGA
- a CDS encoding DUF58 domain-containing protein, protein MTSGSTGQAEADRDEKGGIRTALAGLTTRGRSFLAAGVAAAVCAYVLGQSDLLRVGLLLSVLPLVCATVLYRTRYRVSGSRRLSPARVPAGSEARVHLRMDNVSRLPTGLLMLQDRVPYVLGPRPRFVLDRVEPGGRREVSYRVRSDLRGRYPLGPLQLRLSDPFGMCELTRSFSTYDTLTVIPRVEPLPPVRFSGEAKGYGDGRQRSLALAGEDDVIPRGYRYGDDLRRVHWRSTARYGELMVRREEQPQRARCTVLLDTRGPAFQGAGPDSAFEWAVSGTASVLVHMLERGFSVRLLTDTGSSVPGEGADGFAGASQESADAAGLMMDTLAVIDHSDGTGLSRAYDLLRGGNEGLLVAFFGDLDEEQATVAAKMRQRSGGAVAFVLDSGTWGREPTDVPGALDRGEERLRMLREAGWTALSVPRGASLNDLWRQADRARTDAVATGGVLGEGGAA, encoded by the coding sequence ATGACCTCCGGCAGTACGGGCCAGGCCGAGGCGGACCGCGACGAGAAGGGCGGGATCCGCACGGCACTGGCCGGTCTGACCACGCGCGGTCGCTCCTTCCTGGCGGCCGGTGTCGCCGCCGCCGTCTGCGCCTACGTCCTCGGCCAGAGCGACCTGCTGCGCGTCGGACTGCTGCTCTCGGTGCTCCCGCTGGTCTGCGCGACGGTGCTGTACCGCACCCGCTACCGCGTCTCCGGCAGCCGCAGGCTCTCCCCCGCGCGCGTGCCCGCAGGCAGCGAGGCCCGGGTGCACCTGCGCATGGACAACGTCTCCCGGCTGCCCACCGGCCTGCTCATGCTCCAGGACCGGGTGCCCTACGTCCTCGGCCCGCGTCCCCGCTTCGTGCTGGACCGGGTCGAGCCGGGCGGCCGCCGCGAGGTGTCCTACCGGGTCCGCTCCGACCTGCGCGGCCGGTATCCGCTGGGCCCGTTGCAGCTGCGCCTGAGCGACCCGTTCGGGATGTGCGAGCTGACCCGCTCCTTCTCGACGTACGACACCCTCACCGTCATCCCGCGCGTGGAGCCGCTGCCGCCGGTGCGCTTCAGCGGCGAGGCCAAGGGGTACGGCGACGGCCGGCAGCGCTCGCTCGCGCTGGCCGGCGAGGACGACGTGATCCCGCGCGGTTACCGCTACGGCGACGACCTGCGCCGCGTCCACTGGCGCTCCACCGCCCGCTACGGCGAGCTGATGGTGCGCCGCGAGGAGCAGCCGCAGCGCGCCCGCTGCACCGTGCTGCTGGACACCCGTGGCCCGGCCTTCCAGGGCGCGGGCCCGGACTCGGCCTTCGAGTGGGCCGTGTCGGGCACGGCGTCCGTGCTGGTCCACATGCTGGAGCGGGGCTTCTCCGTCCGGCTGCTGACCGACACCGGCAGCTCGGTGCCCGGCGAGGGCGCCGACGGGTTCGCGGGCGCGAGCCAGGAGTCGGCGGACGCGGCGGGCCTGATGATGGACACCCTCGCGGTGATCGACCACTCCGACGGCACGGGGCTGTCGCGGGCCTACGACTTGCTGCGCGGCGGCAACGAGGGGCTGCTGGTCGCCTTCTTCGGCGACCTGGACGAGGAGCAGGCCACGGTGGCCGCAAAGATGCGTCAGCGCAGCGGGGGCGCGGTGGCGTTCGTGCTGGACAGCGGGACCTGGGGGCGGGAACCCACCGATGTGCCCGGCGCGTTGGACAGGGGCGAGGAGCGGCTGCGGATGCTGCGGGAGGCGGGCTGGACGGCCCTGAGCGTGCCGCGGGGCGCCTCGCTGAACGACCTGTGGCGCCAGGCGGACCGAGCGCGCACGGACGCCGTGGCGACCGGCGGTGTGCTGGGCGAGGGGGGAGCGGCATGA
- a CDS encoding AAA family ATPase, with the protein MTTYDDRASLTDLTATVERVRDAVEGVIEGKPEVVRLSLTVLLAEGHLLIEDVPGVGKTMLAKTLARSIDCSVRRIQFTPDLLPSDITGVSIWDQQRKDFEFKPGAIFAQIVIGDEINRASPKTQSALLESMEERQVTIDGQTYELPSPFMVVATQNPVEMEGTYPLPEAQRDRFMARVSVGYPSVEAELQMLDVHGGVSPLEDMQPVAHAHDIVKLIDAVRGVHVADPVRRYAVDLVGATRNHPDLRLGASPRATLHLLRAAKASAALSGREYALPDDVQALAVAVLAHRLLPTAQAQLNRRTSEQVVQEILQRTPVPAAQQQQHGFGGLGRGTQSYGQQPPRRLG; encoded by the coding sequence GTGACGACCTATGACGATCGAGCGAGCCTCACTGATCTGACCGCCACTGTGGAGCGAGTCCGCGACGCGGTGGAGGGAGTGATCGAGGGCAAGCCCGAGGTCGTACGGCTTTCGCTGACCGTACTGCTCGCCGAGGGACATCTTCTGATCGAGGATGTTCCCGGCGTGGGCAAGACCATGCTGGCCAAGACGCTGGCGCGGTCCATCGACTGTTCGGTGCGCCGCATCCAGTTCACGCCGGATCTGCTGCCGTCGGACATCACCGGTGTGTCGATCTGGGATCAGCAGCGCAAGGACTTCGAGTTCAAGCCGGGCGCGATCTTCGCCCAGATCGTGATCGGCGACGAGATCAACCGCGCCTCGCCGAAGACGCAGTCCGCGCTCCTGGAGTCCATGGAGGAGCGCCAGGTCACGATCGACGGCCAGACCTACGAGCTGCCGAGCCCCTTCATGGTGGTGGCCACGCAGAACCCGGTCGAGATGGAGGGCACCTACCCGCTGCCCGAGGCCCAGCGCGACCGCTTCATGGCCCGCGTCTCGGTCGGCTACCCCAGCGTGGAGGCCGAGCTCCAGATGCTGGACGTCCACGGCGGCGTCTCACCGCTGGAGGACATGCAGCCGGTGGCGCACGCCCACGACATCGTGAAGCTGATCGACGCGGTGCGCGGGGTGCACGTCGCCGACCCGGTCCGCCGCTACGCGGTCGACCTGGTCGGGGCCACCCGCAACCACCCCGACCTGAGACTCGGCGCCTCCCCGCGCGCGACGCTGCACCTGCTGCGCGCCGCGAAGGCGTCCGCGGCCCTCAGCGGCCGGGAGTACGCGCTGCCGGACGACGTGCAGGCTCTCGCCGTGGCCGTCCTGGCCCACCGCCTGCTGCCCACCGCGCAGGCCCAGCTCAACCGGCGTACGTCGGAGCAGGTCGTCCAGGAGATCCTCCAGCGCACCCCCGTGCCCGCCGCGCAGCAACAGCAGCACGGCTTCGGTGGCCTGGGCCGCGGCACTCAGTCGTACGGCCAGCAGCCGCCGCGGAGGCTCGGATGA